From a single Paramisgurnus dabryanus chromosome 17, PD_genome_1.1, whole genome shotgun sequence genomic region:
- the smc6 gene encoding structural maintenance of chromosomes protein 6 isoform X1 → MNKRRSCVIDVEKPSKTPRTEGKTCVQDEMDVDEEDGGQQDQPLSASSVGDIGVIENITLKNFMNHNLFGPFSFGPNVNFIVGNNGSGKSAILTALIVGLGGKATTTNRGASLKGFVKYGESAADIKVKLKNRGKEAYKIETYGDSICIEHRITSDGCRTCKIKNKTGHVISTKKEELTAILDHFNIQVDNPVSILNQEMSKQFLHSKNETDKYKFFMKATLLEQMKRDYIHIKQTKAVTRDQVERQEECLKDLRQLFLQKKERYESLSSLDDLRRTLEDLKQKMAWCLVREMECQVEQLKEQIEREESEFKLKEKLELCQNKVSVSEKKSQEIQQKIWRLTEEQDSLAEESRKFKEEIKVKSKAQKNQEVIYVCAENKLKQLEKEQCLLQDRIHKINHSLRRSHEAEQMQRLKKISAFKKQLEKLEAESNVLNQEIKDKQQALLKGREEYDKLSMEEKEIQVCLESKLKRKKQLMASRSNRLRRFGDSMPELLQSIDRAFAQGRFIKKPVGPLGACISLKDPSLVVAVESCLRSFMKTFCCDNYKDEKVLQELMSPYFPRGSRPQIIVCRFTDRAYKLQGRGVCHPEFPSVLDALNIENPVITNCLIDMRSIESILIIKEKARARKVMQGSRPPKNCREAFTAEGDQVFSNRYYTPENEVLVKYLGGDPEAEIRLVESEVENNQAQLSRFQLHLRSVKEDIQSMEEKLRSVIVTCKHNQENINKVKASITELENVEEPQTEDISSLEEDARENQQKIESQRRTVTDAQKDLKKHERSLMNINQQYKDVKNKMERLSDEVEQIKEEQVKAESEYSKLDQTMQILTKKLKSHQDNIQTMRAELSLKEEETRAFEAKAKEICPERPHVNLSTKSIDVEITRLRQKINSHERNHGDKEQVIREYAEAHVNYKSKSNQLRDLKKFIDRLDNIMTDRQARYKILRRSLSVRCKLYFNNFMIKLQCCGSMMFDHNNETLSISVKPPGRENDSVSDMRSLSGGERSFSTVCFLLSLWEITESPFRCLDEFDVYMDMHNRQISLDLLLELSERQQLRQFIFITPQSTSNLPKSAHIKIHQLQDPERDTEENGH, encoded by the exons ATGAATAAGAGGAGGTCCTGTGTCATTGATGTTGAAAAACCCTCTAAAACTCCTAGGACGGAGGGAAAAACGTGTGTTCAGGATGAGATGGATGTTGATGAAGAGGATGGAGGCCAGCAAGACCAGCCGCTCTCTGCTTCT AGTGTTGGAGATATAGGTGTCATTGAAAATATCACTTTGAAGAACTTCATGAATCATAATTTATTTGGACCGTTCAGCTTCGGACCAAATGTAAACTTCATTGTTGGTAACAATGGAA GTGGGAAAAGTGCCATTTTGACAGCGCTTATAGTGGGGCTTGGTGGAAAAGCAACCACAACCAACAGAGGAGCATCTTTGAAGGGTTTTGTAAAATATGGAGAGAg CGCTGCAgatattaaagtgaaattaaagAACAGAGGGAAGGAGGCCTATAAGATCGAGACTTATGGAGACAGTATCTGTATCGAGCATCGGATCACAAGTGATGGCTGCAGGACTTGTAAGATTAAGAATAAAACAG GGCACGTTATATCCACAAAGAAGGAGGAGTTAACTGCTATACTGGACCATTTCAACATCCAG GTTGATAATCCAGTGTCAATCCTCAACCAGGAAATGAGTAAACAATTCCTGCATTCAAAAAATGAGACGGACAAATACAAG TTTTTCATGAAAGCAACTCTTCTGGAGCAGATGAAGAGGGATTACATTCACATCAAACAGACTAAAGCCGTTACacgtgaccaggtggaaagacAAGAGGAG TGTCTAAAAGACCTCAGGCAGTTGTTCTTGCAAAAGAAAGAGAGATATGAATCTTTATCATCCCTTGACGATCTGAGACGAACGCTGGAGGACCTGAAACAGAAGATGGCGTGGTGTTTG GTGCGAGAGATGGAATGTCAAGTTGAACAGCTCAAGGAACAAATCGAACGAGAAGAATCTGAATTTAAGCTCAAAGAAAAGCTGGAGCTTTGTCAG AACAAAGTTTCTGTTTCTGAAAAGAAATCACAAGAAATCCAACAAAAGATTTGGAGGTTAACCGAAGAGCAGGACAGTTTGGCAGAAGAGAGTCGAAAATTCAAGGAAGAAATTAAAGTTAAATCTAAAGCGCAGAAAAACCAGGAG GTGATTTACGTCTGTGCTGAGAATAAATTGAAACAGTTAGAAAAGGAGCAATGCCTGCTTCAGGACAgaattcacaaaataaatcacaG TCTCAGAAGAAGCCATGAGGCAGAGCAAATGCAGCGTTTGAAGAAAATATCTGCCTTCAAAAAGCAGCTGGAGAAACTTGAGGCCGAGTCCAACGTGCTAAATCAAGAGATTAAAGACAAACAGCAAGCTCTTCTCAAAGGGAGAGAGGAGTATGATAAACTCAG CATGGAGGAAAAAGAAATCCAGGTATGTCTGGAGTCCAAactaaagagaaaaaaacagcTCATGGCCAGCAGGTCAAACAGATTGAGACGGTTTGGTGACAGCATGCCGGAGTTGTTGCAATCCATCGACAGAGCTTTTGCCCAGGGCCGATTCATCAAGAAACCAGTGGGACCACTAG GTGCGTGCATCAGTCTGAAAGATCCCAGTTTAGTTGTGGCTGTTGAGAGCTGCCTACGCAGTTTCATGAAGACCTTCTGCTGCGACAATTACAAGGATGAGAAAGTTTTGCAGGAACTGATGTCGCCGTATTTTCCCAGAGGCAGTAGGCCTCAAATAATAGTGTGCCGTTTCACAGACCGCGCTTATAAACTTCAAGGCCG TGGGGTCTGCCATCCTGAGTTTCCATCCGTGCTGGACGCCCTCAATATTGAGAACCCGGTGATAACAAACTGTCTCATTGACATGAGGAGCATCGAGAGTATTCTGATTATCAAG GAAAAAGCTCGTGCAAGGAAAGTCATGCAGGGGTCGAGACCTCCAAAAAACTGTCGCGAGGCCTTCACTGCCGAGGGCGATCAAGTGTTCAGCAATCGCTATTACACTCCTGAAAATGAAGTTCTGGTCAAGTATCTTGGTGGCGATCCAGAGGCAGAAATCCG TTTGGTGGAGTCTGAGGTGGAGAATAATCAGGCTCAGCTCTCCAGATTCCAGCTTCACTTGAGGTCAGTAAAGGAAGACATTCAGTCCATGGAGGAGAAACTGCGCAGTGTCATCGTGACCTGCAAACATAATCAG GAAAATATCAATAAGGTTAAAGCTTCTATAACAGAGCTGGAGAACGTTGAAGAACCTCAAACTGAGGACATCAGCTCGCTG GAAGAAGATGCACGAGAGAACCAGCAGAAGATTGAATCGCAGAGGAGAACTGTGACGGACGCACAGAAAGATTTGAAGAAACATGAGAGAtcgctcatgaatattaatcagCAATATAAAgatgtgaaaaataaaatggaACGTCTATCAGATGAGGTGGAGCAGATAAAG GAGGAGCAGGTGAAAGCCGAGTCTGAGTACAGTAAACTGGATCAAACCATGCAGATCTTGACGAAGAAACTAAAGAGCCATCAGGACAATATTCAAACCATGAGAGCAGAATTGTCTCTTAAAGAAGAGGAAACTCGG GCATTTGAAGCCAAAGCCAAAGAAATCTGTCCTGAGCGACCGCACGTGAATCTGAGTACGAAAAGTATTGACGTTGAGATTACACGCCTGCGACAGAAGATCAACTCGCACGAGAGAAACCACGGGGACAAGGAACAAGTCATCCG AGAGTATGCAGAGGCTCATGTTAATTACAAAAGCAAATCCAACCAGCTGAGGGATCTGAAGAAGTTTATTGATCGCCTGGACAACATCATGACAGATCGACAGGCTCGATACAAGATATTGAGACG ATCGCTTTCTGTAAGGTGTAAGTTGTATTTCAACAACTTCATGATAAAGTTGCAGTGTTGTGGCTCCATGATGTTTGACCACAACAACGAAACGCTGTCCATTTCG GTGAAGCCTCCCGGACGAGAGAACGACAGCGTGAGTGACATGCGATCTCTGTCAGGTGGGGAGCGTTCCTTCTCCACCGTCTGCTTCCTTCTGTCTCTCTGGGAAATCACGGAGTCGCCCTTCAGATGCCTGGATGAGTTTGATGTCTACATG GATATGCACAATCGCCAGATTTCATTGGATCTGCTTCTGGAGCTGTCCGAACGTCAGCAGCTCAGACAGTTCATCTTCATCACACCTCAGAGCACCAG cAATCTGCCTAAAAGTGCTCATATT
- the smc6 gene encoding structural maintenance of chromosomes protein 6 isoform X2, whose translation MNHNLFGPFSFGPNVNFIVGNNGSGKSAILTALIVGLGGKATTTNRGASLKGFVKYGESAADIKVKLKNRGKEAYKIETYGDSICIEHRITSDGCRTCKIKNKTGHVISTKKEELTAILDHFNIQVDNPVSILNQEMSKQFLHSKNETDKYKFFMKATLLEQMKRDYIHIKQTKAVTRDQVERQEECLKDLRQLFLQKKERYESLSSLDDLRRTLEDLKQKMAWCLVREMECQVEQLKEQIEREESEFKLKEKLELCQNKVSVSEKKSQEIQQKIWRLTEEQDSLAEESRKFKEEIKVKSKAQKNQEVIYVCAENKLKQLEKEQCLLQDRIHKINHSLRRSHEAEQMQRLKKISAFKKQLEKLEAESNVLNQEIKDKQQALLKGREEYDKLSMEEKEIQVCLESKLKRKKQLMASRSNRLRRFGDSMPELLQSIDRAFAQGRFIKKPVGPLGACISLKDPSLVVAVESCLRSFMKTFCCDNYKDEKVLQELMSPYFPRGSRPQIIVCRFTDRAYKLQGRGVCHPEFPSVLDALNIENPVITNCLIDMRSIESILIIKEKARARKVMQGSRPPKNCREAFTAEGDQVFSNRYYTPENEVLVKYLGGDPEAEIRLVESEVENNQAQLSRFQLHLRSVKEDIQSMEEKLRSVIVTCKHNQENINKVKASITELENVEEPQTEDISSLEEDARENQQKIESQRRTVTDAQKDLKKHERSLMNINQQYKDVKNKMERLSDEVEQIKEEQVKAESEYSKLDQTMQILTKKLKSHQDNIQTMRAELSLKEEETRAFEAKAKEICPERPHVNLSTKSIDVEITRLRQKINSHERNHGDKEQVIREYAEAHVNYKSKSNQLRDLKKFIDRLDNIMTDRQARYKILRRSLSVRCKLYFNNFMIKLQCCGSMMFDHNNETLSISVKPPGRENDSVSDMRSLSGGERSFSTVCFLLSLWEITESPFRCLDEFDVYMDMHNRQISLDLLLELSERQQLRQFIFITPQSTSNLPKSAHIKIHQLQDPERDTEENGH comes from the exons ATGAATCATAATTTATTTGGACCGTTCAGCTTCGGACCAAATGTAAACTTCATTGTTGGTAACAATGGAA GTGGGAAAAGTGCCATTTTGACAGCGCTTATAGTGGGGCTTGGTGGAAAAGCAACCACAACCAACAGAGGAGCATCTTTGAAGGGTTTTGTAAAATATGGAGAGAg CGCTGCAgatattaaagtgaaattaaagAACAGAGGGAAGGAGGCCTATAAGATCGAGACTTATGGAGACAGTATCTGTATCGAGCATCGGATCACAAGTGATGGCTGCAGGACTTGTAAGATTAAGAATAAAACAG GGCACGTTATATCCACAAAGAAGGAGGAGTTAACTGCTATACTGGACCATTTCAACATCCAG GTTGATAATCCAGTGTCAATCCTCAACCAGGAAATGAGTAAACAATTCCTGCATTCAAAAAATGAGACGGACAAATACAAG TTTTTCATGAAAGCAACTCTTCTGGAGCAGATGAAGAGGGATTACATTCACATCAAACAGACTAAAGCCGTTACacgtgaccaggtggaaagacAAGAGGAG TGTCTAAAAGACCTCAGGCAGTTGTTCTTGCAAAAGAAAGAGAGATATGAATCTTTATCATCCCTTGACGATCTGAGACGAACGCTGGAGGACCTGAAACAGAAGATGGCGTGGTGTTTG GTGCGAGAGATGGAATGTCAAGTTGAACAGCTCAAGGAACAAATCGAACGAGAAGAATCTGAATTTAAGCTCAAAGAAAAGCTGGAGCTTTGTCAG AACAAAGTTTCTGTTTCTGAAAAGAAATCACAAGAAATCCAACAAAAGATTTGGAGGTTAACCGAAGAGCAGGACAGTTTGGCAGAAGAGAGTCGAAAATTCAAGGAAGAAATTAAAGTTAAATCTAAAGCGCAGAAAAACCAGGAG GTGATTTACGTCTGTGCTGAGAATAAATTGAAACAGTTAGAAAAGGAGCAATGCCTGCTTCAGGACAgaattcacaaaataaatcacaG TCTCAGAAGAAGCCATGAGGCAGAGCAAATGCAGCGTTTGAAGAAAATATCTGCCTTCAAAAAGCAGCTGGAGAAACTTGAGGCCGAGTCCAACGTGCTAAATCAAGAGATTAAAGACAAACAGCAAGCTCTTCTCAAAGGGAGAGAGGAGTATGATAAACTCAG CATGGAGGAAAAAGAAATCCAGGTATGTCTGGAGTCCAAactaaagagaaaaaaacagcTCATGGCCAGCAGGTCAAACAGATTGAGACGGTTTGGTGACAGCATGCCGGAGTTGTTGCAATCCATCGACAGAGCTTTTGCCCAGGGCCGATTCATCAAGAAACCAGTGGGACCACTAG GTGCGTGCATCAGTCTGAAAGATCCCAGTTTAGTTGTGGCTGTTGAGAGCTGCCTACGCAGTTTCATGAAGACCTTCTGCTGCGACAATTACAAGGATGAGAAAGTTTTGCAGGAACTGATGTCGCCGTATTTTCCCAGAGGCAGTAGGCCTCAAATAATAGTGTGCCGTTTCACAGACCGCGCTTATAAACTTCAAGGCCG TGGGGTCTGCCATCCTGAGTTTCCATCCGTGCTGGACGCCCTCAATATTGAGAACCCGGTGATAACAAACTGTCTCATTGACATGAGGAGCATCGAGAGTATTCTGATTATCAAG GAAAAAGCTCGTGCAAGGAAAGTCATGCAGGGGTCGAGACCTCCAAAAAACTGTCGCGAGGCCTTCACTGCCGAGGGCGATCAAGTGTTCAGCAATCGCTATTACACTCCTGAAAATGAAGTTCTGGTCAAGTATCTTGGTGGCGATCCAGAGGCAGAAATCCG TTTGGTGGAGTCTGAGGTGGAGAATAATCAGGCTCAGCTCTCCAGATTCCAGCTTCACTTGAGGTCAGTAAAGGAAGACATTCAGTCCATGGAGGAGAAACTGCGCAGTGTCATCGTGACCTGCAAACATAATCAG GAAAATATCAATAAGGTTAAAGCTTCTATAACAGAGCTGGAGAACGTTGAAGAACCTCAAACTGAGGACATCAGCTCGCTG GAAGAAGATGCACGAGAGAACCAGCAGAAGATTGAATCGCAGAGGAGAACTGTGACGGACGCACAGAAAGATTTGAAGAAACATGAGAGAtcgctcatgaatattaatcagCAATATAAAgatgtgaaaaataaaatggaACGTCTATCAGATGAGGTGGAGCAGATAAAG GAGGAGCAGGTGAAAGCCGAGTCTGAGTACAGTAAACTGGATCAAACCATGCAGATCTTGACGAAGAAACTAAAGAGCCATCAGGACAATATTCAAACCATGAGAGCAGAATTGTCTCTTAAAGAAGAGGAAACTCGG GCATTTGAAGCCAAAGCCAAAGAAATCTGTCCTGAGCGACCGCACGTGAATCTGAGTACGAAAAGTATTGACGTTGAGATTACACGCCTGCGACAGAAGATCAACTCGCACGAGAGAAACCACGGGGACAAGGAACAAGTCATCCG AGAGTATGCAGAGGCTCATGTTAATTACAAAAGCAAATCCAACCAGCTGAGGGATCTGAAGAAGTTTATTGATCGCCTGGACAACATCATGACAGATCGACAGGCTCGATACAAGATATTGAGACG ATCGCTTTCTGTAAGGTGTAAGTTGTATTTCAACAACTTCATGATAAAGTTGCAGTGTTGTGGCTCCATGATGTTTGACCACAACAACGAAACGCTGTCCATTTCG GTGAAGCCTCCCGGACGAGAGAACGACAGCGTGAGTGACATGCGATCTCTGTCAGGTGGGGAGCGTTCCTTCTCCACCGTCTGCTTCCTTCTGTCTCTCTGGGAAATCACGGAGTCGCCCTTCAGATGCCTGGATGAGTTTGATGTCTACATG GATATGCACAATCGCCAGATTTCATTGGATCTGCTTCTGGAGCTGTCCGAACGTCAGCAGCTCAGACAGTTCATCTTCATCACACCTCAGAGCACCAG cAATCTGCCTAAAAGTGCTCATATT